One genomic segment of Impatiens glandulifera chromosome 6, dImpGla2.1, whole genome shotgun sequence includes these proteins:
- the LOC124941230 gene encoding glycine-rich cell wall structural protein 1.8-like isoform X3 encodes MRVLEVEVLSLLKMAKYKLPTLLFFVLLGVGVCFASRVLLTLEGVQGYGGSGGVGGGYGSVGGGGGVGTGGYGGGGGSGGGSGGGYGGGGGSAGGVGGYGGGVGSGGGSGYAAGGEHGVVGGGYGGGVGSGGGSGYATGGEHGGVVGGYGGGVGSGGGGGYGAGGEHGGGYGGGVGSGSGGGYGGAGGEHGGGYGGGVGSGGGGGYGGAGGEHGGGVGYGSGNGGGGGYGGGGVHDGGYGGGHGNGGGSGGGGGGGIVGGGGEHGGGYGSGGGSGEGGGVGYGGQGGSIGSGGGGGGTGYGSGGAQGGGYGSGGAQGGGYGLGGEHGNYYGVGGGNGGGSGGGYGGVAGGGYGGGGGSGSGYGGGGGGGGDHGVGYGGGTGGGEGGGHGGYVP; translated from the exons ATGAGGGTTTTAGAAGTGGAAGTTTTATCATTACTCAAGATGGCTAAATACAAACTTCCTACActtcttttctttgttttgttGGGTGTGGGTGTGTGCTTTGCAAGTAGAGTGCTCCTCACACTCGAAGGAGTCCAAGGATATGGCGGTAGTGGTGGTGTTGGGGGAGGTTATGGAAGtgttggtggtggtggtggtgttgGTACTGGAGGGTATGGTGGTGGAGGCGGATCAGGAGGAGGCTCAGGCGGTGGTtatggtggtggaggaggctCGGCCGGTGGTGTTGGTGGATATGGTGGTGGAGTAGGCTCGGGAGGTGGTAGTGGATATGCAGCCGGAGGAGAACATGGTGTTGTTGGTGGTGGATATGGTGGTGGAGTAGGGTCGGGAGGTGGTAGTGGATATGCAACCGGAGGAGAGCATGGTGGTGTTGTTGGTGGATATGGTGGTGGAGTAGGGTCAGGAGGTGGTGGTGGATACGGAGCTGGAGGAGAGCATGGTGGTGGTTATGGAGGTGGAGTAGGTTCGGGAAGTGGTGGTGGATATGGAGGCGCGGGAGGGGAGCATGGTGGTGGGTATGGTGGTGGAGTAGGTTCAGGAGGTGGTGGTGGATATGGAGGCGCCGGAGGGGAGCATGGTGGTGGTGTTGGGTATGGAAGTGGtaatggtggtggtggtggataTGGAGGTGGTGGAGTACATGATGGTGGTTATGGAGGTGGACATGGGAATGGGGGTGGtagtggaggaggaggaggagggggTATtgttggtggtggtggtgagCATGGTGGTGGGTATGGAAGTGGAGGTGGCAGTGGTGAAGGAGGTGGAGTTGGATATGGTGGACAAGGTGGTAGTATAGgaagtggtggtggtggtggtgggacTGGTTATGGTTCGGGTGGTGCTCAAGGTGGTGgatatgg TTCGGGTGGAGCTCAAGGTG GTGGTTATGGTTTGGGTGGTGAACATGGTAATTACTATGGTGTTGGGGGAGGAAATGGTGGAGGTAGTGGGGGAGGTTATGGTGGTGTGGCTGGAGGAGGgtatggtggtggtggtggttcTGGCAGCGGTTATGGTGGCGGCGGTGGTGGTGGCGGTGATCATGGAGTTGGATATGGAGGAGGGACCGGTGGTGGTGAAGGTGGAGGACATGGTGGCTATGTTCCTTGA
- the LOC124942476 gene encoding transcription factor MYC1-like has translation MTEYRSPAMNIWSDDNLSTIETFMSSDLTTFWPSPENPKTLNQDSVQQRLQALIEGAGQNWTYAIFWQSSSSELGWCDGYYKGEEDKGKKKSLSSSSPEEQAHRKNVLLQLNSLISGGSESADEPIDEEVTDTEWFYLLSMTKSFENDDGLVGLAFINSSAVWIAGAQQLAGSSCERARQGQVFGLQSMVCIPCFNGVVELGSTELILQSSGLINKVRFLFNCNSPDLGSWPNPIINQENNNPSTIYLNETPSMVVEGRTENPLQGQAQNQMLIPYVSAKELNFSGNGYDRNECKNEKSGEILSFAGFSGQTQMVAPVEKNKKKLLPADEGMLSFTSPMILPSSTTTGGVDSDQSDLDVSVIRETSSSKVAEPEKKPKKRGRKPANGREEPLNHVEAERQRREKLNQKFYALRAVVPNVSKMDKASLLGDAISYINELKSNLQNGDYMKDELGSQIEALKKEIASKESDHELKMVNLKLTDVEIDVKVSGLDAMIQVQSGKKNHPPARVMSAIKELDLEVQYASVSIVNEVMLQRIAVKMGSRFYTQELLKQALFSKLV, from the coding sequence ATGACAGAATATCGATCGCCGGCGATGAATATCTGGTCGGACGACAATTTATCCACAATTGAAACCTTCATGTCTTCAGATCTAACCACTTTTTGGCCTTCGCCGGAGAACCCAAAAACACTTAACCAAGATTCAGTTCAGCAACGTCTACAAGCTTTAATTGAAGGCGCCGGTCAAAACTGGACCTATGCTATCTTCTGGCAATCTTCTTCATCTGAGTTAGGATGGTGTGATGGATACTACAAGGGTGAAGAAGATAAAGGAAAAAAGAAATCTTTATCATCTTCTTCGCCGGAAGAACAGGCGCACCGGAAAAATGTTCTCTTGcaactcaattcattaatttcTGGTGGATCTGAATCTGCTGATGAACCTATTGATGAAGAAGTGACGGATACAGAGTGGTTTTATTTACTTTCAATGACTAAATCATTTGAAAACGATGATGGTCTTGTTGGATTGGCGTTTATTAATTCGAGTGCTGTTTGGATTGCTGGAGCTCAACAACTTGCTGGATCTTCGTGTGAGAGAGCTCGTCAAGGTCAAGTATTTGGTTTGCAAAGTATGGTTTGTATTCCTTGTTTTAATGGTGTAGTTGAATTGGGTTCGACTGAATTGATTTTACAGTCGTCGGGTTTGATTAATAAGGTTAGATTTCTGTTTAATTGTAATAGCCCTGATTTGGGTTCTTGGCCGAATCCGATTATTAATCAAGAAAACAACAACCCATCAACGATTTACCTTAATGAAACACCATCCATGGTTGTTGAAGGTCGTACTGAAAACCCATTACAGGGTCAAGCACAGAATCAAATGCTAATTCCATATGTTTCTGCTAAAGAATTGAATTTCTCGGGAAATGGGTATGACAGAAATGAAtgcaaaaatgaaaaatccGGTGAGATCTTGAGTTTTGCTGGTTTTTCCGGTCAAACCCAAATGGTTGCTCCGGTggagaagaacaagaagaaattGCTTCCGGCGGATGAAGGAATGCTATCCTTCACCTCCCCAATGATCTTACCTTCTTCAACAACAACCGGCGGCGTGGATTCCGATCAGTCTGACTTAGACGTATCAGTAATTCGAGAAACAAGTAGCAGTAAAGTTGCAGAGCCGGAAAAGAAGCCAAAGAAACGGGGAAGAAAGCCGGCGAACGGTAGAGAAGAACCATTAAATCATGTTGAAGCAGAAAGACAGAGGAGAGAAAAACTAAACCAGAAATTCTATGCATTAAGGGCAGTTGTTCCAAATGTATCAAAGATGGATAAAGCATCCCTTCTCGGTGATGCAATTTCATACATAAACGAGCTTAAATCAAATCTTCAAAATGGAGATTACATGAAAGATGAACTGGGTAGTCAAATTGAGGCTTTGAAGAAAGAAATAGCTAGTAAAGAATCCGACCATGAGTTAAAGATGGTAAATTTGAAGCTAACGGATGTAGAGATTGATGTGAAGGTAAGTGGATTGGATGCAATGATTCAGGTACAAAGTGGGAAGAAGAATCATCCTCCTGCTAGGGTTATGTCAGCCATTAAAGAACTGGATCTTGAGGTACAATATGCTAGTGTCTCGATTGTTAATGAGGTTATGCTTCAACGGATAGCTGTAAAAATGGGGAGCAGATTCTATACACAGGAATTGCTTAAGCAGGCCCTATTTTCTAAATTAGTTTAG
- the LOC124941230 gene encoding glycine-rich cell wall structural protein-like isoform X1 — MRVLEVEVLSLLKMAKYKLPTLLFFVLLGVGVCFASRVLLTLEGVQGYGGSGGVGGGYGSVGGGGGVGTGGYGGGGGSGGGSGGGYGGGGGSAGGVGGYGGGVGSGGGSGYAAGGEHGVVGGGYGGGVGSGGGSGYATGGEHGGVVGGYGGGVGSGGGGGYGAGGEHGGGYGGGVGSGSGGGYGGAGGEHGGGYGGGVGSGGGGGYGGAGGEHGGGVGYGSGNGGGGGYGGGGVHDGGYGGGHGNGGGSGGGGGGGIVGGGGEHGGGYGSGGGSGEGGGVGYGGQGGSIGSGGGGGGTGYGSGGAQGGGYGGGGAGGGSGAGGGYVSGGAQGGGYGGGGSGGGSGTGGGYGLGGEHGNYYGVGGGNGGGSGGGYGGVAGGGYGGGGGSGSGYGGGGGGGGDHGVGYGGGTGGGEGGGHGGYVP; from the coding sequence ATGAGGGTTTTAGAAGTGGAAGTTTTATCATTACTCAAGATGGCTAAATACAAACTTCCTACActtcttttctttgttttgttGGGTGTGGGTGTGTGCTTTGCAAGTAGAGTGCTCCTCACACTCGAAGGAGTCCAAGGATATGGCGGTAGTGGTGGTGTTGGGGGAGGTTATGGAAGtgttggtggtggtggtggtgttgGTACTGGAGGGTATGGTGGTGGAGGCGGATCAGGAGGAGGCTCAGGCGGTGGTtatggtggtggaggaggctCGGCCGGTGGTGTTGGTGGATATGGTGGTGGAGTAGGCTCGGGAGGTGGTAGTGGATATGCAGCCGGAGGAGAACATGGTGTTGTTGGTGGTGGATATGGTGGTGGAGTAGGGTCGGGAGGTGGTAGTGGATATGCAACCGGAGGAGAGCATGGTGGTGTTGTTGGTGGATATGGTGGTGGAGTAGGGTCAGGAGGTGGTGGTGGATACGGAGCTGGAGGAGAGCATGGTGGTGGTTATGGAGGTGGAGTAGGTTCGGGAAGTGGTGGTGGATATGGAGGCGCGGGAGGGGAGCATGGTGGTGGGTATGGTGGTGGAGTAGGTTCAGGAGGTGGTGGTGGATATGGAGGCGCCGGAGGGGAGCATGGTGGTGGTGTTGGGTATGGAAGTGGtaatggtggtggtggtggataTGGAGGTGGTGGAGTACATGATGGTGGTTATGGAGGTGGACATGGGAATGGGGGTGGtagtggaggaggaggaggagggggTATtgttggtggtggtggtgagCATGGTGGTGGGTATGGAAGTGGAGGTGGCAGTGGTGAAGGAGGTGGAGTTGGATATGGTGGACAAGGTGGTAGTATAGgaagtggtggtggtggtggtgggacTGGTTATGGTTCGGGTGGTGCTCAAGGTGGTGgatatggaggaggaggagcagGAGGGGGTAGTGGAGCCGGAGGTGGTTATGTTTCGGGTGGAGCTCAAGGTGGTGGATATGGAGGAGGAGGATCGGGTGGGGGTAGTGGAACCGGAGGTGGTTATGGTTTGGGTGGTGAACATGGTAATTACTATGGTGTTGGGGGAGGAAATGGTGGAGGTAGTGGGGGAGGTTATGGTGGTGTGGCTGGAGGAGGgtatggtggtggtggtggttcTGGCAGCGGTTATGGTGGCGGCGGTGGTGGTGGCGGTGATCATGGAGTTGGATATGGAGGAGGGACCGGTGGTGGTGAAGGTGGAGGACATGGTGGCTATGTTCCTTGA
- the LOC124941230 gene encoding glycine-rich cell wall structural protein-like isoform X2, protein MRVLEVEVLSLLKMAKYKLPTLLFFVLLGVGVCFASRVLLTLEGVQGYGGSGGVGGGYGSVGGGGGVGTGGYGGGGGSGGGSGGGYGGGGGSAGGVGGYGGGVGSGGGSGYAAGGEHGVVGGGYGGGVGSGGGSGYATGGEHGGVVGGYGGGVGSGGGGGYGAGGEHGGGYGGGVGSGSGGGYGGAGGEHGGGYGGGVGSGGGGGYGGAGGEHGGGVGYGSGNGGGGGYGGGGVHDGGYGGGHGNGGGSGGGGGGGIVGGGGEHGGGYGSGGGSGEGGGVGYGGQGGSIGSGGGGGGTGYGSGGAQGGGYGGGGAGGGSGAGGGYVSGGAQGGGYGLGGEHGNYYGVGGGNGGGSGGGYGGVAGGGYGGGGGSGSGYGGGGGGGGDHGVGYGGGTGGGEGGGHGGYVP, encoded by the exons ATGAGGGTTTTAGAAGTGGAAGTTTTATCATTACTCAAGATGGCTAAATACAAACTTCCTACActtcttttctttgttttgttGGGTGTGGGTGTGTGCTTTGCAAGTAGAGTGCTCCTCACACTCGAAGGAGTCCAAGGATATGGCGGTAGTGGTGGTGTTGGGGGAGGTTATGGAAGtgttggtggtggtggtggtgttgGTACTGGAGGGTATGGTGGTGGAGGCGGATCAGGAGGAGGCTCAGGCGGTGGTtatggtggtggaggaggctCGGCCGGTGGTGTTGGTGGATATGGTGGTGGAGTAGGCTCGGGAGGTGGTAGTGGATATGCAGCCGGAGGAGAACATGGTGTTGTTGGTGGTGGATATGGTGGTGGAGTAGGGTCGGGAGGTGGTAGTGGATATGCAACCGGAGGAGAGCATGGTGGTGTTGTTGGTGGATATGGTGGTGGAGTAGGGTCAGGAGGTGGTGGTGGATACGGAGCTGGAGGAGAGCATGGTGGTGGTTATGGAGGTGGAGTAGGTTCGGGAAGTGGTGGTGGATATGGAGGCGCGGGAGGGGAGCATGGTGGTGGGTATGGTGGTGGAGTAGGTTCAGGAGGTGGTGGTGGATATGGAGGCGCCGGAGGGGAGCATGGTGGTGGTGTTGGGTATGGAAGTGGtaatggtggtggtggtggataTGGAGGTGGTGGAGTACATGATGGTGGTTATGGAGGTGGACATGGGAATGGGGGTGGtagtggaggaggaggaggagggggTATtgttggtggtggtggtgagCATGGTGGTGGGTATGGAAGTGGAGGTGGCAGTGGTGAAGGAGGTGGAGTTGGATATGGTGGACAAGGTGGTAGTATAGgaagtggtggtggtggtggtgggacTGGTTATGGTTCGGGTGGTGCTCAAGGTGGTGgatatggaggaggaggagcagGAGGGGGTAGTGGAGCCGGAGGTGGTTATGTTTCGGGTGGAGCTCAAGGTG GTGGTTATGGTTTGGGTGGTGAACATGGTAATTACTATGGTGTTGGGGGAGGAAATGGTGGAGGTAGTGGGGGAGGTTATGGTGGTGTGGCTGGAGGAGGgtatggtggtggtggtggttcTGGCAGCGGTTATGGTGGCGGCGGTGGTGGTGGCGGTGATCATGGAGTTGGATATGGAGGAGGGACCGGTGGTGGTGAAGGTGGAGGACATGGTGGCTATGTTCCTTGA